In Elaeis guineensis isolate ETL-2024a chromosome 1, EG11, whole genome shotgun sequence, a genomic segment contains:
- the LOC140855808 gene encoding LOW QUALITY PROTEIN: uncharacterized protein (The sequence of the model RefSeq protein was modified relative to this genomic sequence to represent the inferred CDS: inserted 1 base in 1 codon; deleted 2 bases in 1 codon) — translation MVVAGGKRGPTRGSKGPRPVVSGDCRHRNQGKERAEKGTSFPTKFGDTSRWQSCSQWVTSFLTLFILSSKKIIFLFSSFFFAVLSGLQNLRELDLSDNQLNGSLPLSLKKLVSLQYLDLSSNLFDGHFSFSSFANLSKLEIIDLSNNEELFIHLDGGKFVPSFQLRFLILSHCNLDVNXLARPAFLASQYKLEGLDLSHNNLKGNFPNWLFKNLTRLTYLNLRNTSITGALQFPNHPNAVMSIVDLSMNFLDGSIPTDIGTVFPNMTALNLSSNHLTGNIPSSLGNMSNLQYLDLSNNNLSGEVPNSLMLDCTELSLLKLSNNNLHGNLLGTNHSHTSLSAIFLDGNNFTGTLWSFLSQQQQLSVLDVHNNQLSGIIPESIGNVSYLKTLNLAGNHFHGQVPHHICNLTLLWELDLSSNILSGSLPRCFQSSEIVLLNFAGNSLTGTIPSGYFNNSCLAALDVSNNQLSGKLPRQIEDHLSLEILLLSGNSLEGPIPIELCKLQSLHVLDLSQNNLSGSIPSCFGKMHFRKPDIAYLDLAIQYGCGGLLIWIILVDLITKGNLYAYATDHLLQMSAMDLSANKLTGNIPPEIGNLHELVQLNLSHNQLAGPIPETFSKLNQIENLDISHNQLSGVIPWQLAQLHFLEVFLVAYNNLSGCTPNFKGQFATFDVRSYEGNIGLHGPPLDQTCTSDSNPIVEVEENQDNSNVEDDIIFFVILAASFVTGFWGCIAFLLCHHIGQHIHSILDDFADSLTVRILMAAHKQTCVQRNRK, via the exons ATGGTGGTGGCCGGCGGTAAGAGAGGACCCACCCGAGGCTCGAAGGGACCAAGGCCGGTGGTCAGTGGTGACTGCCGACATCGGAACCAAGGAAAAGAGAGGGCCGAAAAGGGGACTTCTTTCCCAACAAAATTCGGTGACACCAGTCGTTGGCAATCGTGCTCACAG TGGGTCACAAGTTTTCTAACCTTATTCATATTATcgagcaaaaaaattatttttttattttcttcctttttttttgcaGTGCTTAGTGGACTGCAGAACCTACGTGAGTTGGATCTCTCTGACAACCAACTCAATGGAAGTCTTCCTTTATCTCTAAAGAAACTGGTTTCTCTTCAATATTTAGATCTTTCTTCCAACCTATTTGATGGGCATTTCTCATTTTCCTCCTTTGCTAATCTTTCAAAGCTGGAAATTATCGACTTGTCAAACAATGAGGAATTATTTATACATCTGGATGGCGGAAAGTTTGTTCCGTCCTTTCAGCTACGGTTCCTCATCTTATCACATTGTAACCTTGATGTGA CCCTTGCAAGACCAGCTTTTCTTGCTTCCCAATACAAGTTAGAAGGTCTTGATCTTTCTCACAATAACTTGAAAGGAAATTTTCCCAACTGGTTGTTCAAAAATCTTACCAGACTAACATATCTCAACTTGAGAAATACCTCAATAACGGGTGCATTGCAGTTCCCGAATCATCCGAATGCAGTCATGTCCATAGTTGATCTCTCCATGAATTTCCTCGATGGATCGATTCCGACAGACATCGGCACGGTATTTCCAAATATGACGGCCCTGAATTTATCCTCGAATCATCTAACTGGAAATATCCCTTCATCATTGGGTAACATGAGTAATTTgcaatacttggatttgtccaataATAATTTATCCGGTGAAGTACCAAATAGCCTTATGCTCGATTGCACTGAATTGTCGCTTCTGAAGCTTTCCAACAACAACTTGCATGGGAATCTGCTTGGTACAAATCATAGTCATACTTCTCTTTCCGCTATTTTTCTGGATGGAAACAATTTTACTGGAACATTGTGGAGCTTTCTGTCACAACAACAGCAATTATCTGTATTGGATGTCCACAATAACCAATTATCGGGCATAATTCCAGAGAGTATAGGAAATGTTTCTTATCTGAAGACCCTTAATCTCGCAGGAAATCATTTTCATGGTCAAGTACCACATCATATATGTAATCTCACACTTCTTTGGGAGTTAGACTTATCAAGTAATATCCTCTCCGGGTCATTACCTCGTTGCTTCCAATCATCCGAA ATAGTGCTTCTCAATTTTGCTGGGAATTCTTTAACAGGCACAATTCCAAGTGGTTATTTCAATAATTCATGCCTTGCAGCATTGGATGTCAGCAATAACCAGCTTTCAGGTAAACTGCCAAGACAGATAGAAGATCATCTATCTTTGGAGATTCTTCTTCTCAGTGGAAATTCACTTGAAGGCCCAATACCAATTGAGTTATGCAAGCTGCAGTCTTTACATGTTCTGGACCTTTCGCAAAACAATCTTTCAGGATCAATACCCTCTTGCTTTGGCAAAATGCATTTCAGGAAACCTGATATAGCATATTTAGATC TTGCCATCCAATATGGGTGTGGTGGTTTACTTATATGGATAATATTGGTAGACCTCATCACAAAGGGCAACTTATATGCCTACGCAACAGATCATTTGCTTCAGATGTCCGCAATGGATTTGTCAGCAAACAAGTTGACAGGAAACATCCCGCCAGAAATTGGAAATCTGCATGAGCTTGTACAATTGAATCTATCACACAATCAGCTAGCAGGTCCAATTCCTGAAACTTTCTCaaaactcaatcagattgagaaCTTGGACATATCACACAATCAGTTGAGTGGTGTGATACCCTGGCAATTGGCTCAACTACATTTCTTGGAGGTATTCTTAGTTGCTTATAATAACTTATCCGGATGTACACCGAATTTCAAAGGCCAATTTGCCACATTTGATGTGAGAAGCTACGAGGGTAATATTGGATTACATGGGCCGCCATTGGATCAAACCTGCACTTCTGACTCAAATCCAATTGTTGAAGTAGAAGAAAACCAAGATAATAGCAATGTGGAGGATGATATCATCTTCTTTGTAATACTTGCAGCTTCATTCGTGACTGGCTTTTGGGGTTGTATTGCTTTTTTGTTGTGTCATCACATCGGGCAGCACATTCATAGTATATTGGATGATTTTGCGGATTCCTTGACTGTAAGGATCTTAATGGCAGCACATAAGCAGACTTGCGTGCAGCGGAATCGCAAGTGA